One Rhinolophus sinicus isolate RSC01 linkage group LG06, ASM3656204v1, whole genome shotgun sequence DNA window includes the following coding sequences:
- the PSMG4 gene encoding proteasome assembly chaperone 4 isoform X2 yields the protein MEGQWASAGGEVSLHNFSARLWEQLVHFHVMRLTDSLFLWVGATPHLRNLAVAMCSRYDSIPVSTSLLGDTSDTTSTGLAQRLARKTNKQVFVSYNLPNTESNFALLVENRIKEEMEAFPEKF from the exons ATGGAGGGGCAGTGGGCCTCCGCGGGTGGGGAAGTGTCCCTGCACAACTTCAGCGCGAGGCTGTGGGAGCAGCTGGTTCACTTCCACGTCATGCGGCTGACGGACTCGCTCTTCCTGTGGGTGGGGGCCACCCCGCACCTGCGCAACCTTGCCGTGGCCATGTGCAGCCGCTAC gaCTCCATCCCAGTGTCCACCTCTCTCCTCGGAGACACTTCCGACACGACCTCCACTGGCCTTGCCCAACGCTTAG ccAGGAAGACCAACAAGCAGGTGTTTGTCAGCTATAACCTTCCAAACACAGAGAGTAACTTCGCATTACTTGTAGAAAACAggatcaaggaagaaatggaggctttTCCCGAAAAGTTCTAG